The Triplophysa rosa linkage group LG15, Trosa_1v2, whole genome shotgun sequence genome has a segment encoding these proteins:
- the bcl11bb gene encoding B-cell lymphoma/leukemia 11A — protein MSRRKQGNPQHLSLTLREDTPTAANREAGTEQCPSDVSLSSPVGGAGESDLLTCGQCQTNFPLGDILVFIEHKRRLCPGPSACFDKPADCGGSPSPRPSRTDACRRPGPVEVGIQVTPGEAEEKRLTPARGICPKQGGVPTGKDEPSSYICTTCKQPFTSAWFLLQHAQNIHRIRIYLDTHPSSCSLTPRMALPPPLGADTLPRSPLASFLGDSSNPFQLLRMAAPLLREPPPPGYMEARLPTTPPFLSPPPPRYPLERLGPDEMGILSQHPSAFERVMRMTPMGMEPSMGFSQRLRELAGNNSNGGPTPPLSPNRVPPMHRLLSPTLFQPGSKPPHFLTTPPQPPLVPSRGNSSPPLNQVGKGKSCEFCGKTFKFQSNLIVHRRSHTGERPYKCHLCDHACSQASKLKRHMKTHMHKSGSMGSSPEQGAQEGRKNNENNGTREGLDNEEEEEEEEEEEEEEEEEEEEQHNGSRPESNLSVDSVISRNRENGQRPSPVEKPLATDKVTERKYNNLDNHLRLPPANRAHEERDRESSAMRIDRDGRPMVNGRGCGPEDSFSAFFHRKPMPISSPNLSGSSAKRIKVEKDMELPQVPIISPENVYSQLLAGYAASRHFIREPILGFNDSRQSPFGTSSEHSSSETGSLRFSTPPGEILEGGGMSGRSGCSTPHLQLRGPGPGRPPSSKESRRSDTCEYCGKVFKNCSNLTVHRRSHTGERPYKCDLCSYACAQSSKLTRHMKTHGQFGKEVYRCDICHMPFSVYSTLEKHMKKWHGEHLLTSEVKLEQADRA, from the exons ATGTCCCGACGCAAGCAAGGCAACCCACAGCATCTGTCCCTCACCCTGAGGGAGGACACACCGA CTGCAGCCAATCGCGAAGCAGGGACGGAACAGTGTCCATCGGACGTCTCCTTATCCAGCCCTGTGGGTGGAGCCGGAGAAAGTGACCTGCTGACTTGCGGTCAGTGTCAGACTAACTTTCCTCTGGGAGATATCCTAGTGTTTattgaacacaagagaagactGTGCCCCGGACCCAGCGCGTGTTTTGACAAACCCGCCGACTGCGGGGGTTCCCCGTCCCCCAGACCCTCACGGACGGATGCCTGCCGTAGGCCTGGACCAGTGGAGGTTGGGATTCAGGTCACACCAGGAGAGGCGGAAGAGAAACGACTGACTCCTGCCAGAGGAATCTGCCCTAAGCAGGGGGGCGTCCCTACAG GAAAAGATGAGCCCTCCAGTTACATATGCACCACGTGTAAGCAGCCCTTCACCAGCGCATGGTTCCTGCTGCAACATGCACAGAACATTCACAGGATACGGATCTACTTGGACACCCACCCTTCTAGCTGTTCTCTTACCCCACGCATGGCACTTCCTCCACCGCTGGGAGCTGACACCCTGCCCCGTTCGCCTCTTGCCAGCTTTCTGGGTGACAGCAGCAACCCTTTCCAACTGTTACGTATGGCTGCGCCGCTGTTACGAGAGCCCCCTCCACCCGGATACATGGAAGCTCGCTTGCCAACTACCCCACCCTTTTTGAGTCCTCCACCGCCCCGCTATCCTCTAGAACGCCTCGGCCCAGACGAGATGGGTATCCTGTCCCAGCATCCCAGTGCTTTTGAGCGGGTGATGCGTATGACCCCTATGGGCATGGAGCCATCGATGGGATTCTCTCAACGCCTTCGTGAATTGGCAGGCAACAACAGCAACGGTGGCCCAACCCCCCCTCTTTCACCTAACCGTGTACCCCCCATGCATCGGCTTCTTAGCCCCACCCTCTTCCAGCCTGGGTCCAAACCTCCACATTTCCTCACCACACCCCCACAGCCGCCATTGGTTCCGTCCAGAGGCAATTCCTCACCGCCATTAAATCAGGTTGGCAAAGGCAAGTCCTGTGAGTTCTGTGGCAAGACTTTCAAGTTCCAAAGCAACTTGATCGTGCACAGACGGAGCCACACTGGCGAAAGGCCCTACAAGTGTCATCTCTGCGACCATGCGTGTTCGCAAGCCAGCAAGCTAAAGCGCCACATGAAAACGCACATGCACAAATCCGGCTCCATGGGGAGTTCACCTGAGCAGGGAGCACAGGAAGGGCGAAAAAACAATGAGAACAATGGAACAAGGGAGGGATTAGAtaatgaggaggaggaggaggaagaggaggaggaggaagaggaggaggaggaagaagaggaggaacaACACAATGGGAGCAGGCCTGAGTCCAACCTGAGCGTGGATTCAGTGATTAGCAGGAACAGAGAGAATGGCCAAAGACCGTCCCCTGTGGAAAAACCTCTAGCCACCGACAAAGTGACAGAAAGAAAATACAACAACCTCGACAATCACTTGAGACTTCCACCAGCTAACAGGGCACatgaggagagagacagagaatcGTCAGCCATGCGGATCGACAGAGATGGGCGGCCGATGGTGAATGGCAGAGGCTGCGGCCCAGAGGATTCCTTCTCAGCATTTTTCCATCGAAAGCCCATGCCTATTTCCAGCCCCAACCTTTCTGGATCCTCCGCCAAGAGAATCAAGGTGGAGAAGGACATGGAGCTGCCTCAGGTGCCCATCATCTCCCCTGAAAACGTGTACTCTCAGTTGCTGGCCGGCTATGCTGCGTCCCGCCACTTTATAAGGGAACCCATCCTAGGATTTAACGACTCTAGGCAGTCGCCGTTTGGAACTTCTTCCGAGCATTCCTCATCTGAGACGGGCAGCCTGCGCTTTTCCACCCCACCAGGGGAAATTCTGGAGGGTGGCGGGATGTCTGGAAGAAGTGGCTGCAGCACACCCCACCTCCAGCTTCGGGGTCCGGGGCCAGGGAGACCACCCAGCTCCAAAGAGAGCCGCAGGAGTGACACCTGTGAGTACTGCGGCAAGGTGTTCAAGAACTGCAGCAATCTGACCGTGCACCGGCGCAGCCACACGGGCGAGAGGCCTTACAAGTGTGACTTGTGCAGCTACGCTTGTGCCCAGAGCAGCAAGCTCACCCGACACATGAAGACTCATGGGCAGTTTGGCAAAGAGGTGTATCGCTGCGATATTTGCCACATGCCCTTCAGCGTGTACAGCAccctggaaaaacacatgaagaaGTGGCATGGTGAGCATTTGCTGACCAGTGAGGTCAAACTTGAGCAGGCTGACAGAGCTTGA